From the Neobacillus sp. PS3-34 genome, the window AACGGTTCCGTCTGCTAACAAGAGCCGAAACCAGTTGATCGTATCTCCCAGCGATTCATTTCGGATATCCCTGCCGTGGACATTCGCGCTCATGGAACCGCCTACCGTGAAGATGTTTTGGGATTGCATGACTTTGACCGCGAGCCCATAAGGTGCAAGGGCTTTCTGGATACTGTCCCAAGTAGCACCGCTCTGTACATGGATCGTACTTTGTTTCTTGTTAATGCCCAATATTCGGTTATAAGAGGACATGTCGATGACCACCCCGCCGGGATAATACGTATGCCCCCCCATGGAGTGGCGCGCTCCTGAGATGCTGACCTTCAAGTGCTGCTTTTCCGCTTTTTTTATGATTTCCTTAATCTGTTCTTCCTCTTTAGCCGTTTCAATCCGTTCTATTTTAGTCGGCAACAGCCTTCCGACATCCATTATGACCCCGTTTTGAAATAAGTCGTCACGATAATGCGCCAGTGAGTATTGCTGAAGAAGATAGGCACCGACAAATACAACCACCGTAAGCAGGGTACAAACAAGACTTAGCCTTTTAAACCAGTGGCTATTCATCATATCCCCCCTAATTAGCCTCAATATTATTAGTGTAATTTTACACTATTTATTATTATAATTCCATATATTTCTTTTTTTATCAAAATAAAAAGAGAGCTGCTTCAGCAGCCCTCCGTCTCTTTTTATGCTCTCTATTGGTACTCGATGGCTTTTAACAAAGCTGTAAAATTTCCTCCGTAAACGCAATCGTCGCAAATTCTTCATTCAGGTTTACCATCGTCATATTATGAATACTTTCAGCACTGTAAAGGATGCCGTCAGGTCCCACTCGATCAAAGGTCGCCGTGGCGTCTGATACCAAAAATGTATTAAAGCCAAGATTTCCCGCCATTCTGGTCGTTGTTTCTACACAATGGTTCGTGGTAAGCGCCACGATGACGACTGTATCAATCTCCCTGTTTCTAAGTTGAGATTCAAGATTCGTACCAATGAAGGAGCTGTTGACGCTCTTGCGAATAATGGGTTCACCAGGGAGCGGTTTTATAAATTCCTTAAACTCACGGTCGGGTGTAAATTCCCCTTCGACATGCTGAATATGAAATACCGGCTTGTCAGTCTCTCTCCACTTTTCTAATAGCAATCCGATATTCTCCTCCGCCTGCGGGTTATTCCTGTTTCCCCATCGTGGGTTATTAAAAAACTGTTGAACATCAACAATGATAAGAGCAGTATTATCTGGCAGTCTTTTCATCCTAAAAAACCTCCCTCTGTTTATAACTAAATTTTATATGGATTTCCTTCCTAAATTAAGAATGTAACGAAAGACTTTTAAGGCTATTTCTTTTAAAAATAAGTTATTTTATGGAATTTTCTTTTTTTAATAATGTTATAGATTGAATGCATAAAATAAAAAGGATGTTCAACAGACACCTTACGGAACGTGTGCTAAAATGCTTGCTAATTGATTATACTGATGATATGACGAATTTTGATTTCGGAAGACGATAACATACCGAAGGGGTGTTAATTTGATAAAAATTTTAATAGCAATAACGTCTCTAATATTTATTATTATTGGTATGTTACATGTTTTTTGGGCATTTGGTGGAAGTTGGGGAGTAAATACGGCTCTTCCAACTAAAGATGACATTAAATTACCAGTTTTACGACCAAGAATGTTAGGTACACTTTTTATCGGATTACTGTGCTTTTTTGCATCTGTACTTCTAATAATTCAAATAGATTTTTTCGAAGTCATCAAATCCTCCCCTCTTTCAAAAGGGCTTTGTATAGCAGGAGGAATTGTTTTCTCTTTGCGTGCTATTGGTGAAGGAAAATATGTAGGTTTTTTAAAGAAAATTAAACATACTAGATTTGCAAAACAAGATACCGCCTTCTATACACCTCTTTGTTTATGGATTAGTTTCATTTTTTTGCTTGCTGCATTTATATGAGATTTCGAGGCTGAACATATTGAGGTGCGAACTGCTCCAGTGGTAAAAAGGTTTTCAACGTCTTACGAACAAATGGCGAAATTCAACAATAAAAGCAATGGAAAACGTAGTCCATTGCTTTTTCTATTGCTATTTTTATGTTTAAAAAATATATAATTATGATTCTAAACGGGTTGTGAATTAAAGTTTTCTACTTCAAAACCG encodes:
- a CDS encoding cysteine hydrolase family protein, with the translated sequence MPDNTALIIVDVQQFFNNPRWGNRNNPQAEENIGLLLEKWRETDKPVFHIQHVEGEFTPDREFKEFIKPLPGEPIIRKSVNSSFIGTNLESQLRNREIDTVVIVALTTNHCVETTTRMAGNLGFNTFLVSDATATFDRVGPDGILYSAESIHNMTMVNLNEEFATIAFTEEILQLC
- a CDS encoding DUF3995 domain-containing protein; translated protein: MIKILIAITSLIFIIIGMLHVFWAFGGSWGVNTALPTKDDIKLPVLRPRMLGTLFIGLLCFFASVLLIIQIDFFEVIKSSPLSKGLCIAGGIVFSLRAIGEGKYVGFLKKIKHTRFAKQDTAFYTPLCLWISFIFLLAAFI